The Phacochoerus africanus isolate WHEZ1 chromosome X, ROS_Pafr_v1, whole genome shotgun sequence genome has a segment encoding these proteins:
- the ZNF280C gene encoding zinc finger protein 280C isoform X2, with protein sequence MAELFMECEEEELEPWQKKVEEIQDEDDDELIFVGEISSSKPAISTILNRGNPSSSSKGIKNETVSQGVTDAFKPSSQHYKDPASSPVAALPRFHPESKSSHSSDIVQNVSKPDFTKNSSQDESDDSSDSLFDLTQDTIPLSQDGSTIYIEGLDETLPIIKRSSISKVNSVNPKKPKTGESVSEIKPCSSLSLINFPSVTSSHVMLSKGTNASSTPPKTGTPFLRSCPKCNVQFNLLDPLKYHMKRCCPDMANAFLEMIKVELSSTENKNKTGAEKGKLIMLVSDFYYGRHEGAADDEQKTYTTFKCFSCLKVLKNNIRFMNHMKHHLELEKQNSESWESHTTCQHCYRQYPTPFQLQCHIESTHTPHEFSTICKICELSFETEHTLLQHMKDTHKPGEMPYICQVCQFRSSTFSDVETHFRASHENTKNLLCPFCLKVSRMATPYMNHYMKHQKKGVHRCTKCRLQFLTCKEKMDHKTQHRTFIKPKELEGLPPGTKVTIRASIGPLHSRPSATTSKCTPSTSSLQVLPPKSKSTTAKSPTKSHASKAKTGKPRATTSTASRSNASKQGRSACKYKAKTSYKQKKQRNRKNKISIALKNLRCHRGVHKCIECRSKIKDFASHFSIYIHCNFCKYNTNCNKAFINHMVSSHSNQPAKRFYIFKKHSGTLRGITLVCLKCDFLTDSSGLDRMAKHLSQRKTHTCQVIIENVPESTSASESTSDAC encoded by the exons ATGGCAGAACTGTTCATGGAGTGTGAAGAAGAAGAGCTGGAACCATGGcagaagaaagtagaagaaattCAGGATGAAGACGATGATGAGCTGATCTTTGTTGGAGAGATATCAAGTTCAAAACCAGCCATTTCAA ctATTTTGAACAGAGGTAATCCCAGCTCATCTTCAAAGGGAATAAAGAATGAGACAGTCAGTCAAG GTGTCACTGATGCATTCAAGCCTTCAAGTCAGCACTACAAAGACCCAGCATCAAGTCCAGTGGCTGCTTTGCCTAGATTTCATCCTGAATCCAAATCTTCACATAGCTCTGATATTGTTCAGAACGTGTCTAAACCT GATTTTACAAAAAATTCATCACAAGATGAATCGGATGATTCTTCAGATTCACTGTTCGACTTGACCCAGGATACAATACCACTGTCCCAAGATGGATCAACAATTTATATAGAAG GTCTAGATGAAACTCTGCCTATAATAAAACGTTCTTCTATTTCTAAAGTAAACAGTGTTAATCCAAAAAAGCCAAAGACCGGCGAAAGTGTTTCTGAAATAAAACCTTGTTCTTCATTGTCTTTAATTAACTTTCCTTCAGTGACATCCTCCCATGTTATGCTGTCAAAAG GTACAAATGCCTCATCAACTCCCCCTAAAACTGGAACACCTTTTCTAAGATCTTGTCCAAAGTGCAATGTTCAGTTCAATCTTTTGGATCCTTTGAAATATCACATGAAG cGTTGTTGTCCAGACATGGCAAATGCATTTTTGGAAATGATTAAAGTAGAACTTTCaagtactgaaaataaaaataagactggtgcagagaaaggaaaattgatTATGTTAGTTAGTGACTTTTACTATGGAAGACATGAAGGAGCTGCTGATGATGAACAGAAGACTTACACAACCTTTAAATGCTTCAGTTGCTTGaaagttcttaaaaataatattag ATTTATGAATCACATGAAACATCATTTGGAACTTGAGAAGCAGAACAGTGAGAGCTGGGAAAGCCACACCACCTGCCAGCACTGCTATCGTCAGTATCCCACACCATTCCAGCTGCAGTGTCACATTGAGAGTACACACACTCCCCATGAGTTTTCTA cTATTTGTAAAATCTGTGAATTATCATTTGAAACAGAACATACTCTGTTACAACATATGAAGGATACTCATAAACCCGGTGAAATGCCATATATTTGCCAG GTTTGCCAGTTTAGATCATCAACATTTTCTGATGTAGAAACTCATTTTAGAGCATCCCATGAAAATACTAAGAACTTGCTATGTCCATTTTGCCTCAAAGTTAGTAGAATGGCAACCCCCTACATGAATCATTACATGAAGCATCAG aaaaaaggagttcATCGTTGTACAAAGTGCAGACTACAATTTTTAACCTGCAAGGAGAAAATGGATCACAAGACCCAGCATCGGACATTTATAAAGCCTAAAGAGCTAGAAGGATTGCCTCCTGGTACAAAA gttacTATTCGAGCGTCAATTGGACCTCTTCATTCAAGACCATCAGCTACAACTTCCAAGTGTACTCCAAGCACTTCTTCTCTTCAAGTCTTACCTCCAAAGTCTAAAAGTACAACTGCTAAAAGTCCTACAAAATCTCATGCAAGTAAAGCTAAGACAGGAAAGCCTCGTGCAACTACATCCACTGCAAGTAGATCTAATGCAAGTAAGCAAGGTAGAAGTGCATGTaaatacaaagcaaaaacctCTTACAAGCAAAAGAAACAACGCAACAGGAAGAATAAAATCAGCATAGCTTTGAAGAACTTAAG GTGTCACCGGGGAGTTCACAAGTGCATTGAGTGTCGTtccaaaataaaagattttgcaaGCCACTTTTCAATATATATCCACTGTAATTTTTGCAAATACAACACTAACTGTAACAAAGCCTTTATAAATCATATGGTGAG CTCTCATAGCAACCAGCCAGCTAAacggttttatatttttaagaagcatTCTGGAACTCTCAG
- the ZNF280C gene encoding zinc finger protein 280C isoform X6, whose protein sequence is MIKDFTKNSSQDESDDSSDSLFDLTQDTIPLSQDGSTIYIEGLDETLPIIKRSSISKVNSVNPKKPKTGESVSEIKPCSSLSLINFPSVTSSHVMLSKGTNASSTPPKTGTPFLRSCPKCNVQFNLLDPLKYHMKRCCPDMANAFLEMIKVELSSTENKNKTGAEKGKLIMLVSDFYYGRHEGAADDEQKTYTTFKCFSCLKVLKNNIRFMNHMKHHLELEKQNSESWESHTTCQHCYRQYPTPFQLQCHIESTHTPHEFSTICKICELSFETEHTLLQHMKDTHKPGEMPYICQVCQFRSSTFSDVETHFRASHENTKNLLCPFCLKVSRMATPYMNHYMKHQKKGVHRCTKCRLQFLTCKEKMDHKTQHRTFIKPKELEGLPPGTKVTIRASIGPLHSRPSATTSKCTPSTSSLQVLPPKSKSTTAKSPTKSHASKAKTGKPRATTSTASRSNASKQGRSACKYKAKTSYKQKKQRNRKNKISIALKNLRCHRGVHKCIECRSKIKDFASHFSIYIHCNFCKYNTNCNKAFINHMVSSHSNQPAKRFYIFKKHSGTLRGITLVCLKCDFLTDSSGLDRMAKHLSQRKTHTCQVIIENVPESTSASESTSDAC, encoded by the exons ATGATAAAG GATTTTACAAAAAATTCATCACAAGATGAATCGGATGATTCTTCAGATTCACTGTTCGACTTGACCCAGGATACAATACCACTGTCCCAAGATGGATCAACAATTTATATAGAAG GTCTAGATGAAACTCTGCCTATAATAAAACGTTCTTCTATTTCTAAAGTAAACAGTGTTAATCCAAAAAAGCCAAAGACCGGCGAAAGTGTTTCTGAAATAAAACCTTGTTCTTCATTGTCTTTAATTAACTTTCCTTCAGTGACATCCTCCCATGTTATGCTGTCAAAAG GTACAAATGCCTCATCAACTCCCCCTAAAACTGGAACACCTTTTCTAAGATCTTGTCCAAAGTGCAATGTTCAGTTCAATCTTTTGGATCCTTTGAAATATCACATGAAG cGTTGTTGTCCAGACATGGCAAATGCATTTTTGGAAATGATTAAAGTAGAACTTTCaagtactgaaaataaaaataagactggtgcagagaaaggaaaattgatTATGTTAGTTAGTGACTTTTACTATGGAAGACATGAAGGAGCTGCTGATGATGAACAGAAGACTTACACAACCTTTAAATGCTTCAGTTGCTTGaaagttcttaaaaataatattag ATTTATGAATCACATGAAACATCATTTGGAACTTGAGAAGCAGAACAGTGAGAGCTGGGAAAGCCACACCACCTGCCAGCACTGCTATCGTCAGTATCCCACACCATTCCAGCTGCAGTGTCACATTGAGAGTACACACACTCCCCATGAGTTTTCTA cTATTTGTAAAATCTGTGAATTATCATTTGAAACAGAACATACTCTGTTACAACATATGAAGGATACTCATAAACCCGGTGAAATGCCATATATTTGCCAG GTTTGCCAGTTTAGATCATCAACATTTTCTGATGTAGAAACTCATTTTAGAGCATCCCATGAAAATACTAAGAACTTGCTATGTCCATTTTGCCTCAAAGTTAGTAGAATGGCAACCCCCTACATGAATCATTACATGAAGCATCAG aaaaaaggagttcATCGTTGTACAAAGTGCAGACTACAATTTTTAACCTGCAAGGAGAAAATGGATCACAAGACCCAGCATCGGACATTTATAAAGCCTAAAGAGCTAGAAGGATTGCCTCCTGGTACAAAA gttacTATTCGAGCGTCAATTGGACCTCTTCATTCAAGACCATCAGCTACAACTTCCAAGTGTACTCCAAGCACTTCTTCTCTTCAAGTCTTACCTCCAAAGTCTAAAAGTACAACTGCTAAAAGTCCTACAAAATCTCATGCAAGTAAAGCTAAGACAGGAAAGCCTCGTGCAACTACATCCACTGCAAGTAGATCTAATGCAAGTAAGCAAGGTAGAAGTGCATGTaaatacaaagcaaaaacctCTTACAAGCAAAAGAAACAACGCAACAGGAAGAATAAAATCAGCATAGCTTTGAAGAACTTAAG GTGTCACCGGGGAGTTCACAAGTGCATTGAGTGTCGTtccaaaataaaagattttgcaaGCCACTTTTCAATATATATCCACTGTAATTTTTGCAAATACAACACTAACTGTAACAAAGCCTTTATAAATCATATGGTGAG CTCTCATAGCAACCAGCCAGCTAAacggttttatatttttaagaagcatTCTGGAACTCTCAG
- the ZNF280C gene encoding zinc finger protein 280C isoform X1 — translation MDDDNPFQPKSNSKMAELFMECEEEELEPWQKKVEEIQDEDDDELIFVGEISSSKPAISTILNRGNPSSSSKGIKNETVSQGVTDAFKPSSQHYKDPASSPVAALPRFHPESKSSHSSDIVQNVSKPDFTKNSSQDESDDSSDSLFDLTQDTIPLSQDGSTIYIEGLDETLPIIKRSSISKVNSVNPKKPKTGESVSEIKPCSSLSLINFPSVTSSHVMLSKGTNASSTPPKTGTPFLRSCPKCNVQFNLLDPLKYHMKRCCPDMANAFLEMIKVELSSTENKNKTGAEKGKLIMLVSDFYYGRHEGAADDEQKTYTTFKCFSCLKVLKNNIRFMNHMKHHLELEKQNSESWESHTTCQHCYRQYPTPFQLQCHIESTHTPHEFSTICKICELSFETEHTLLQHMKDTHKPGEMPYICQVCQFRSSTFSDVETHFRASHENTKNLLCPFCLKVSRMATPYMNHYMKHQKKGVHRCTKCRLQFLTCKEKMDHKTQHRTFIKPKELEGLPPGTKVTIRASIGPLHSRPSATTSKCTPSTSSLQVLPPKSKSTTAKSPTKSHASKAKTGKPRATTSTASRSNASKQGRSACKYKAKTSYKQKKQRNRKNKISIALKNLRCHRGVHKCIECRSKIKDFASHFSIYIHCNFCKYNTNCNKAFINHMVSSHSNQPAKRFYIFKKHSGTLRGITLVCLKCDFLTDSSGLDRMAKHLSQRKTHTCQVIIENVPESTSASESTSDAC, via the exons gtaatTCCAAAATGGCAGAACTGTTCATGGAGTGTGAAGAAGAAGAGCTGGAACCATGGcagaagaaagtagaagaaattCAGGATGAAGACGATGATGAGCTGATCTTTGTTGGAGAGATATCAAGTTCAAAACCAGCCATTTCAA ctATTTTGAACAGAGGTAATCCCAGCTCATCTTCAAAGGGAATAAAGAATGAGACAGTCAGTCAAG GTGTCACTGATGCATTCAAGCCTTCAAGTCAGCACTACAAAGACCCAGCATCAAGTCCAGTGGCTGCTTTGCCTAGATTTCATCCTGAATCCAAATCTTCACATAGCTCTGATATTGTTCAGAACGTGTCTAAACCT GATTTTACAAAAAATTCATCACAAGATGAATCGGATGATTCTTCAGATTCACTGTTCGACTTGACCCAGGATACAATACCACTGTCCCAAGATGGATCAACAATTTATATAGAAG GTCTAGATGAAACTCTGCCTATAATAAAACGTTCTTCTATTTCTAAAGTAAACAGTGTTAATCCAAAAAAGCCAAAGACCGGCGAAAGTGTTTCTGAAATAAAACCTTGTTCTTCATTGTCTTTAATTAACTTTCCTTCAGTGACATCCTCCCATGTTATGCTGTCAAAAG GTACAAATGCCTCATCAACTCCCCCTAAAACTGGAACACCTTTTCTAAGATCTTGTCCAAAGTGCAATGTTCAGTTCAATCTTTTGGATCCTTTGAAATATCACATGAAG cGTTGTTGTCCAGACATGGCAAATGCATTTTTGGAAATGATTAAAGTAGAACTTTCaagtactgaaaataaaaataagactggtgcagagaaaggaaaattgatTATGTTAGTTAGTGACTTTTACTATGGAAGACATGAAGGAGCTGCTGATGATGAACAGAAGACTTACACAACCTTTAAATGCTTCAGTTGCTTGaaagttcttaaaaataatattag ATTTATGAATCACATGAAACATCATTTGGAACTTGAGAAGCAGAACAGTGAGAGCTGGGAAAGCCACACCACCTGCCAGCACTGCTATCGTCAGTATCCCACACCATTCCAGCTGCAGTGTCACATTGAGAGTACACACACTCCCCATGAGTTTTCTA cTATTTGTAAAATCTGTGAATTATCATTTGAAACAGAACATACTCTGTTACAACATATGAAGGATACTCATAAACCCGGTGAAATGCCATATATTTGCCAG GTTTGCCAGTTTAGATCATCAACATTTTCTGATGTAGAAACTCATTTTAGAGCATCCCATGAAAATACTAAGAACTTGCTATGTCCATTTTGCCTCAAAGTTAGTAGAATGGCAACCCCCTACATGAATCATTACATGAAGCATCAG aaaaaaggagttcATCGTTGTACAAAGTGCAGACTACAATTTTTAACCTGCAAGGAGAAAATGGATCACAAGACCCAGCATCGGACATTTATAAAGCCTAAAGAGCTAGAAGGATTGCCTCCTGGTACAAAA gttacTATTCGAGCGTCAATTGGACCTCTTCATTCAAGACCATCAGCTACAACTTCCAAGTGTACTCCAAGCACTTCTTCTCTTCAAGTCTTACCTCCAAAGTCTAAAAGTACAACTGCTAAAAGTCCTACAAAATCTCATGCAAGTAAAGCTAAGACAGGAAAGCCTCGTGCAACTACATCCACTGCAAGTAGATCTAATGCAAGTAAGCAAGGTAGAAGTGCATGTaaatacaaagcaaaaacctCTTACAAGCAAAAGAAACAACGCAACAGGAAGAATAAAATCAGCATAGCTTTGAAGAACTTAAG GTGTCACCGGGGAGTTCACAAGTGCATTGAGTGTCGTtccaaaataaaagattttgcaaGCCACTTTTCAATATATATCCACTGTAATTTTTGCAAATACAACACTAACTGTAACAAAGCCTTTATAAATCATATGGTGAG CTCTCATAGCAACCAGCCAGCTAAacggttttatatttttaagaagcatTCTGGAACTCTCAG
- the ZNF280C gene encoding zinc finger protein 280C isoform X4: MDDDNPFQPKSNSKMAELFMECEEEELEPWQKKVEEIQDEDDDELIFVGEISSSKPAISSVTDAFKPSSQHYKDPASSPVAALPRFHPESKSSHSSDIVQNVSKPDFTKNSSQDESDDSSDSLFDLTQDTIPLSQDGSTIYIEGLDETLPIIKRSSISKVNSVNPKKPKTGESVSEIKPCSSLSLINFPSVTSSHVMLSKGTNASSTPPKTGTPFLRSCPKCNVQFNLLDPLKYHMKRCCPDMANAFLEMIKVELSSTENKNKTGAEKGKLIMLVSDFYYGRHEGAADDEQKTYTTFKCFSCLKVLKNNIRFMNHMKHHLELEKQNSESWESHTTCQHCYRQYPTPFQLQCHIESTHTPHEFSTICKICELSFETEHTLLQHMKDTHKPGEMPYICQVCQFRSSTFSDVETHFRASHENTKNLLCPFCLKVSRMATPYMNHYMKHQKKGVHRCTKCRLQFLTCKEKMDHKTQHRTFIKPKELEGLPPGTKVTIRASIGPLHSRPSATTSKCTPSTSSLQVLPPKSKSTTAKSPTKSHASKAKTGKPRATTSTASRSNASKQGRSACKYKAKTSYKQKKQRNRKNKISIALKNLRCHRGVHKCIECRSKIKDFASHFSIYIHCNFCKYNTNCNKAFINHMVSSHSNQPAKRFYIFKKHSGTLRGITLVCLKCDFLTDSSGLDRMAKHLSQRKTHTCQVIIENVPESTSASESTSDAC; the protein is encoded by the exons gtaatTCCAAAATGGCAGAACTGTTCATGGAGTGTGAAGAAGAAGAGCTGGAACCATGGcagaagaaagtagaagaaattCAGGATGAAGACGATGATGAGCTGATCTTTGTTGGAGAGATATCAAGTTCAAAACCAGCCATTTCAA GTGTCACTGATGCATTCAAGCCTTCAAGTCAGCACTACAAAGACCCAGCATCAAGTCCAGTGGCTGCTTTGCCTAGATTTCATCCTGAATCCAAATCTTCACATAGCTCTGATATTGTTCAGAACGTGTCTAAACCT GATTTTACAAAAAATTCATCACAAGATGAATCGGATGATTCTTCAGATTCACTGTTCGACTTGACCCAGGATACAATACCACTGTCCCAAGATGGATCAACAATTTATATAGAAG GTCTAGATGAAACTCTGCCTATAATAAAACGTTCTTCTATTTCTAAAGTAAACAGTGTTAATCCAAAAAAGCCAAAGACCGGCGAAAGTGTTTCTGAAATAAAACCTTGTTCTTCATTGTCTTTAATTAACTTTCCTTCAGTGACATCCTCCCATGTTATGCTGTCAAAAG GTACAAATGCCTCATCAACTCCCCCTAAAACTGGAACACCTTTTCTAAGATCTTGTCCAAAGTGCAATGTTCAGTTCAATCTTTTGGATCCTTTGAAATATCACATGAAG cGTTGTTGTCCAGACATGGCAAATGCATTTTTGGAAATGATTAAAGTAGAACTTTCaagtactgaaaataaaaataagactggtgcagagaaaggaaaattgatTATGTTAGTTAGTGACTTTTACTATGGAAGACATGAAGGAGCTGCTGATGATGAACAGAAGACTTACACAACCTTTAAATGCTTCAGTTGCTTGaaagttcttaaaaataatattag ATTTATGAATCACATGAAACATCATTTGGAACTTGAGAAGCAGAACAGTGAGAGCTGGGAAAGCCACACCACCTGCCAGCACTGCTATCGTCAGTATCCCACACCATTCCAGCTGCAGTGTCACATTGAGAGTACACACACTCCCCATGAGTTTTCTA cTATTTGTAAAATCTGTGAATTATCATTTGAAACAGAACATACTCTGTTACAACATATGAAGGATACTCATAAACCCGGTGAAATGCCATATATTTGCCAG GTTTGCCAGTTTAGATCATCAACATTTTCTGATGTAGAAACTCATTTTAGAGCATCCCATGAAAATACTAAGAACTTGCTATGTCCATTTTGCCTCAAAGTTAGTAGAATGGCAACCCCCTACATGAATCATTACATGAAGCATCAG aaaaaaggagttcATCGTTGTACAAAGTGCAGACTACAATTTTTAACCTGCAAGGAGAAAATGGATCACAAGACCCAGCATCGGACATTTATAAAGCCTAAAGAGCTAGAAGGATTGCCTCCTGGTACAAAA gttacTATTCGAGCGTCAATTGGACCTCTTCATTCAAGACCATCAGCTACAACTTCCAAGTGTACTCCAAGCACTTCTTCTCTTCAAGTCTTACCTCCAAAGTCTAAAAGTACAACTGCTAAAAGTCCTACAAAATCTCATGCAAGTAAAGCTAAGACAGGAAAGCCTCGTGCAACTACATCCACTGCAAGTAGATCTAATGCAAGTAAGCAAGGTAGAAGTGCATGTaaatacaaagcaaaaacctCTTACAAGCAAAAGAAACAACGCAACAGGAAGAATAAAATCAGCATAGCTTTGAAGAACTTAAG GTGTCACCGGGGAGTTCACAAGTGCATTGAGTGTCGTtccaaaataaaagattttgcaaGCCACTTTTCAATATATATCCACTGTAATTTTTGCAAATACAACACTAACTGTAACAAAGCCTTTATAAATCATATGGTGAG CTCTCATAGCAACCAGCCAGCTAAacggttttatatttttaagaagcatTCTGGAACTCTCAG
- the ZNF280C gene encoding zinc finger protein 280C isoform X5, with protein sequence MDDDNPFQPKSNSKMAELFMECEEEELEPWQKKVEEIQDEDDDELIFVGEISSSKPAISTILNRGNPSSSSKGIKNETVSQGVTDAFKPSSQHYKDPASSPVAALPRFHPESKSSHSSDIVQNVSKPDFTKNSSQDESDDSSDSLFDLTQDTIPLSQDGSTIYIEGTNASSTPPKTGTPFLRSCPKCNVQFNLLDPLKYHMKRCCPDMANAFLEMIKVELSSTENKNKTGAEKGKLIMLVSDFYYGRHEGAADDEQKTYTTFKCFSCLKVLKNNIRFMNHMKHHLELEKQNSESWESHTTCQHCYRQYPTPFQLQCHIESTHTPHEFSTICKICELSFETEHTLLQHMKDTHKPGEMPYICQVCQFRSSTFSDVETHFRASHENTKNLLCPFCLKVSRMATPYMNHYMKHQKKGVHRCTKCRLQFLTCKEKMDHKTQHRTFIKPKELEGLPPGTKVTIRASIGPLHSRPSATTSKCTPSTSSLQVLPPKSKSTTAKSPTKSHASKAKTGKPRATTSTASRSNASKQGRSACKYKAKTSYKQKKQRNRKNKISIALKNLRCHRGVHKCIECRSKIKDFASHFSIYIHCNFCKYNTNCNKAFINHMVSSHSNQPAKRFYIFKKHSGTLRGITLVCLKCDFLTDSSGLDRMAKHLSQRKTHTCQVIIENVPESTSASESTSDAC encoded by the exons gtaatTCCAAAATGGCAGAACTGTTCATGGAGTGTGAAGAAGAAGAGCTGGAACCATGGcagaagaaagtagaagaaattCAGGATGAAGACGATGATGAGCTGATCTTTGTTGGAGAGATATCAAGTTCAAAACCAGCCATTTCAA ctATTTTGAACAGAGGTAATCCCAGCTCATCTTCAAAGGGAATAAAGAATGAGACAGTCAGTCAAG GTGTCACTGATGCATTCAAGCCTTCAAGTCAGCACTACAAAGACCCAGCATCAAGTCCAGTGGCTGCTTTGCCTAGATTTCATCCTGAATCCAAATCTTCACATAGCTCTGATATTGTTCAGAACGTGTCTAAACCT GATTTTACAAAAAATTCATCACAAGATGAATCGGATGATTCTTCAGATTCACTGTTCGACTTGACCCAGGATACAATACCACTGTCCCAAGATGGATCAACAATTTATATAGAAG GTACAAATGCCTCATCAACTCCCCCTAAAACTGGAACACCTTTTCTAAGATCTTGTCCAAAGTGCAATGTTCAGTTCAATCTTTTGGATCCTTTGAAATATCACATGAAG cGTTGTTGTCCAGACATGGCAAATGCATTTTTGGAAATGATTAAAGTAGAACTTTCaagtactgaaaataaaaataagactggtgcagagaaaggaaaattgatTATGTTAGTTAGTGACTTTTACTATGGAAGACATGAAGGAGCTGCTGATGATGAACAGAAGACTTACACAACCTTTAAATGCTTCAGTTGCTTGaaagttcttaaaaataatattag ATTTATGAATCACATGAAACATCATTTGGAACTTGAGAAGCAGAACAGTGAGAGCTGGGAAAGCCACACCACCTGCCAGCACTGCTATCGTCAGTATCCCACACCATTCCAGCTGCAGTGTCACATTGAGAGTACACACACTCCCCATGAGTTTTCTA cTATTTGTAAAATCTGTGAATTATCATTTGAAACAGAACATACTCTGTTACAACATATGAAGGATACTCATAAACCCGGTGAAATGCCATATATTTGCCAG GTTTGCCAGTTTAGATCATCAACATTTTCTGATGTAGAAACTCATTTTAGAGCATCCCATGAAAATACTAAGAACTTGCTATGTCCATTTTGCCTCAAAGTTAGTAGAATGGCAACCCCCTACATGAATCATTACATGAAGCATCAG aaaaaaggagttcATCGTTGTACAAAGTGCAGACTACAATTTTTAACCTGCAAGGAGAAAATGGATCACAAGACCCAGCATCGGACATTTATAAAGCCTAAAGAGCTAGAAGGATTGCCTCCTGGTACAAAA gttacTATTCGAGCGTCAATTGGACCTCTTCATTCAAGACCATCAGCTACAACTTCCAAGTGTACTCCAAGCACTTCTTCTCTTCAAGTCTTACCTCCAAAGTCTAAAAGTACAACTGCTAAAAGTCCTACAAAATCTCATGCAAGTAAAGCTAAGACAGGAAAGCCTCGTGCAACTACATCCACTGCAAGTAGATCTAATGCAAGTAAGCAAGGTAGAAGTGCATGTaaatacaaagcaaaaacctCTTACAAGCAAAAGAAACAACGCAACAGGAAGAATAAAATCAGCATAGCTTTGAAGAACTTAAG GTGTCACCGGGGAGTTCACAAGTGCATTGAGTGTCGTtccaaaataaaagattttgcaaGCCACTTTTCAATATATATCCACTGTAATTTTTGCAAATACAACACTAACTGTAACAAAGCCTTTATAAATCATATGGTGAG CTCTCATAGCAACCAGCCAGCTAAacggttttatatttttaagaagcatTCTGGAACTCTCAG